From a single Alloactinosynnema sp. L-07 genomic region:
- a CDS encoding VWA domain-containing protein yields the protein MRKLATIAALALALTACSEDSAKPISPPEPGKLRILAGSELADLQPVLDKAAQATGVRVEFTFSGTIEGAQALAGGSTDGRYDAVWFSSNRYLEGLPDAARRLGNQTKIMASPVVLGLAESKAKALGWIDKPVTWADIANAAGAKSFSYGMTDPSSSNSGFSALVGVASALAGTGRAITAEQVAGVTPALKKFFTAQAMSAGSSGWLSEAYQRRVTGADPGEKIDGIINYESVLLTLNNQLPEKLKLIYPLDGVVTADYPLTLLTSAGDAARADHQKLGDYLRGAETQKSIMDVTKRRPAVPGVALNGEFEQKILVELPFPAKQESFDALLSAYFDQIRRPSRTLYVLDTSGSMSGDRIEALRSAVAGLTGASDDLIGRYRKFRGREEVTLLPFNSGPEQPVTFVIPETGQDTELERIREFARGLKANGGTAIYDSLDAAYSALDRNLSADKFTSIVLMTDGENSNGSDIDDWERNHKSRKAELKRVPVFSVVFGEGDKSELERVAAQTGGRVFDARDGALSDVFREIRGYQ from the coding sequence ATGAGGAAGCTCGCCACCATCGCGGCGCTCGCGCTGGCGCTGACCGCGTGTTCGGAGGACAGCGCCAAGCCGATCTCGCCGCCCGAGCCGGGCAAGCTCCGGATCCTGGCGGGCAGCGAACTCGCCGACCTCCAGCCTGTGCTCGACAAGGCGGCCCAGGCGACCGGCGTGCGGGTCGAGTTCACCTTCTCCGGGACGATCGAAGGTGCGCAAGCGCTTGCGGGCGGTTCGACCGACGGCCGTTACGACGCGGTCTGGTTCTCCAGCAACCGCTACCTCGAAGGGCTGCCCGACGCTGCCCGCAGGCTGGGCAATCAGACCAAGATCATGGCCTCGCCGGTCGTGCTCGGCTTGGCCGAGTCCAAGGCGAAGGCGCTGGGCTGGATCGACAAGCCCGTCACCTGGGCCGACATCGCCAACGCCGCGGGCGCGAAGTCGTTCAGCTACGGCATGACCGACCCGTCGTCGTCCAACTCGGGGTTCTCCGCGCTGGTCGGCGTCGCGTCGGCGCTGGCGGGCACCGGCCGGGCGATCACCGCCGAACAGGTCGCCGGGGTCACGCCCGCGTTGAAGAAGTTCTTCACCGCGCAGGCGATGAGCGCCGGGTCGTCGGGCTGGCTGTCGGAGGCCTACCAGCGTCGCGTGACCGGCGCCGATCCCGGCGAGAAGATCGACGGGATCATCAACTACGAGTCAGTCCTGTTGACGCTCAACAACCAGCTGCCCGAGAAGCTGAAGCTGATCTACCCGCTCGACGGCGTGGTCACCGCGGACTACCCGCTGACCCTGCTGACCTCGGCGGGCGACGCCGCTCGCGCCGACCATCAGAAGCTCGGCGACTACCTGCGCGGCGCGGAAACGCAGAAGTCCATCATGGACGTGACCAAGCGCAGGCCTGCCGTGCCCGGTGTGGCGCTGAACGGGGAGTTCGAGCAGAAGATCCTCGTGGAGCTGCCGTTCCCGGCCAAGCAGGAGTCGTTCGACGCGCTGCTGTCGGCCTACTTCGACCAGATCCGGCGCCCGTCGCGCACGCTCTACGTGCTGGACACGTCCGGCTCGATGAGCGGCGACCGGATCGAGGCGCTGCGCTCGGCGGTCGCCGGCCTGACCGGCGCCAGCGACGACCTGATCGGCCGCTACCGCAAGTTCCGCGGCCGCGAGGAGGTCACGTTGCTGCCGTTCAACTCCGGCCCGGAGCAGCCCGTGACGTTCGTGATCCCCGAGACCGGCCAGGACACCGAGCTGGAGCGCATCCGCGAGTTCGCCCGCGGCCTGAAGGCCAACGGCGGCACCGCGATCTACGACAGCCTCGACGCCGCGTACTCGGCTCTGGACCGGAACCTGTCGGCCGACAAGTTCACCTCGATCGTGCTGATGACCGACGGCGAGAACTCCAACGGGTCCGACATCGACGACTGGGAGCGCAACCACAAGTCCCGCAAGGCCGAACTCAAGCGCGTGCCGGTGTTCAGCGTGGTGTTCGGCGAGGGCGACAAGTCCGAATTGGAGCGAGTGGCCGCGCAGACCGGCGGCCGGGTCTTCGACGCGCGCGACGGCGCGCTGTCCGACGTATTCCGGGAGATCCGTGGCTATCAGTAG
- a CDS encoding solute-binding protein produces MKRQLSIGLAVVLLVAIVIVIVRGSGDDDPAVADGKTTVRGVIGSEKLAFFQDKRVIDAFAKHGLTVQVDAAGSRQIATSVDLGKYDFAFPASAPAAQKIQQDKKITTVYTPFHSPMAVATFTPISDLLTKQGVVRQGPGEYEVLDLAKYLELTANGTRWDQIPGNSAYPARKNVLLTTTDPRNSNSAAMYLSAVSFVANGNNVVSTPAAESAVLPAMSKLFLDQGYAQNSSEGPFEDYLSAGMGKSPMVVIYESQFLDRQTRGDGSIQAGMRLLYPSPTVLSKHTLIPLKGAGDQVGKLLTSDPELAKLAAELGFRTNDPKYFREVVGDRAPADLIDVVEPPSFETLERMLDAIGKQYG; encoded by the coding sequence ATGAAGCGTCAGCTGAGCATTGGCTTGGCCGTGGTCCTGTTGGTCGCCATAGTGATCGTCATCGTGCGCGGATCGGGGGACGACGACCCCGCCGTCGCCGACGGCAAGACCACGGTCCGTGGCGTCATCGGCTCGGAGAAACTCGCGTTCTTCCAGGACAAGCGGGTGATCGACGCCTTCGCCAAGCACGGCCTCACCGTCCAGGTCGACGCGGCGGGCTCGCGGCAGATCGCCACGTCGGTCGACCTCGGCAAGTACGACTTCGCCTTCCCGGCCTCAGCCCCGGCGGCGCAGAAGATCCAGCAGGACAAGAAGATCACCACCGTCTATACCCCGTTCCACTCACCGATGGCGGTCGCGACGTTCACCCCGATCTCCGATCTGCTGACCAAGCAAGGTGTGGTCCGGCAGGGCCCCGGCGAATACGAGGTGCTCGACCTGGCCAAATACCTGGAGCTGACCGCGAACGGGACCCGCTGGGACCAGATCCCCGGCAACTCCGCCTACCCGGCCCGCAAGAACGTGCTGCTCACCACGACCGACCCGCGCAACTCGAACTCCGCGGCGATGTATCTCTCCGCGGTGTCGTTCGTGGCCAACGGCAACAATGTCGTCAGCACCCCGGCCGCCGAGTCCGCCGTGCTGCCCGCGATGAGCAAGCTGTTTCTCGACCAGGGCTACGCGCAGAACAGCAGTGAGGGCCCCTTCGAGGACTATCTGTCCGCGGGCATGGGCAAGTCGCCGATGGTGGTCATCTACGAGTCGCAGTTCCTCGACCGGCAGACCCGCGGCGACGGCTCGATCCAGGCGGGCATGCGCCTGCTCTACCCGTCGCCGACCGTGCTGTCCAAGCACACGCTGATCCCGCTCAAGGGCGCGGGTGACCAGGTCGGCAAGCTGCTGACCAGCGACCCCGAACTCGCCAAGCTGGCCGCCGAACTCGGGTTCCGCACCAACGACCCGAAGTACTTCCGCGAGGTCGTCGGCGACCGTGCCCCGGCCGACCTGATCGACGTGGTCGAGCCACCCTCGTTCGAGACGCTGGAGCGCATGCTCGACGCCATTGGGAAGCAGTACGGATGA
- a CDS encoding WXG100 family type VII secretion target translates to MSEEASSTTWSSGAGVVESVDGFISALTSDAQGEGIDVIDATLAGAGMVVDVVSSVGDPLGAILSAGIGWLLEHVSFLREPLDALLGNPDEINGKVDQLKSAALEMKMIAREHRQDVSSMDDWTGGASDAFRVNMDQLAAEYGALGSTMDGTAAIYALSGALVCELRALVFETIADFISSLITPALIAAASAIVTCGASVATFAGWAAGGRLYLLSAPIATFLETGDVEEIDLPELPPVTDALRAEARRNPGGWVWCADPDVDPRHIEGPPNFALLGAYRADENGELTGETFRNDQYLPGPTRRGFPAPRTDFELVLNFVSAGWLPQERILSASLDADFILDTDGAGGLRVGVDEQGRRFLVVYSSPGYVPPTVTLPKQATGRGLLPALAGVTLIVNPGGTMGIELPGDDLIAAAG, encoded by the coding sequence GTGTCCGAGGAAGCGAGTTCGACCACGTGGTCGTCCGGCGCGGGGGTCGTCGAGAGCGTCGACGGGTTCATCTCCGCGCTGACATCCGACGCGCAAGGCGAAGGAATCGACGTCATCGATGCCACCCTCGCGGGCGCCGGGATGGTCGTCGACGTGGTGTCCTCCGTCGGCGACCCGCTCGGCGCGATCCTGTCGGCCGGGATCGGCTGGCTGCTGGAACACGTCAGCTTCCTGCGCGAACCCCTCGACGCGCTGCTGGGCAACCCCGACGAGATCAATGGCAAAGTCGACCAACTCAAGTCCGCGGCGCTGGAGATGAAGATGATCGCCCGCGAACACCGCCAAGATGTGTCCTCAATGGATGATTGGACCGGCGGTGCGAGCGACGCATTCCGCGTCAACATGGACCAACTGGCAGCGGAGTACGGCGCGCTTGGGTCCACTATGGACGGAACGGCGGCCATCTACGCTCTGTCCGGCGCCCTGGTGTGCGAACTGCGCGCGCTGGTGTTCGAGACGATCGCCGACTTCATCTCGTCGCTGATCACCCCGGCATTGATCGCCGCCGCGTCCGCCATCGTCACGTGTGGCGCCTCGGTCGCCACCTTCGCGGGCTGGGCGGCGGGCGGCAGGCTCTACCTTCTCTCCGCGCCGATCGCGACCTTCCTGGAAACCGGCGACGTCGAGGAGATCGACCTACCCGAACTGCCGCCGGTCACCGACGCCCTGCGCGCCGAGGCCCGACGCAACCCGGGCGGCTGGGTGTGGTGCGCCGACCCGGATGTCGATCCACGTCATATCGAAGGACCGCCGAACTTCGCTCTGCTCGGCGCGTACCGGGCCGACGAGAACGGCGAGCTGACCGGAGAAACCTTCCGTAACGACCAGTACCTTCCCGGCCCGACAAGACGGGGATTCCCCGCGCCGCGAACGGACTTCGAGCTGGTACTGAACTTCGTCTCGGCGGGCTGGCTGCCGCAGGAACGCATCCTCTCCGCCTCGCTGGACGCCGACTTCATCCTCGACACCGACGGCGCGGGCGGCCTGCGTGTCGGTGTGGACGAGCAGGGCAGGCGGTTCCTCGTCGTGTATTCCAGCCCCGGCTACGTCCCGCCGACCGTGACCTTGCCGAAGCAGGCCACCGGCCGCGGTCTGCTTCCGGCGCTCGCGGGCGTCACGTTGATCGTCAACCCCGGCGGGACGATGGGCATCGAGCTGCCCGGCGACGACCTGATCGCCGCGGCGGGTTAG
- a CDS encoding toxic anion resistance protein, which translates to MTDFVLTPPDPVEPVPVERAAGLIPLDDKVRAAAVVRAEKFTADLAALDPRSPDFADLIDGLLAVGEADMRVAASIASTLLDRSLKTPPGVQVTTTLTELRRTVTDLDPSGFPTTQRKLLGLIPFGNDAKRLLDRYRAANTPVNRLVLDLRARQDQLLRDNAAIKGERARLWENMTKLSESVALAEAVDTAVDRQAGVLDFADPLRAKALRSDALHPIRQRHQDILTQLAVCAQGYLALDLVRRNNDELIRGVERAASTTVSALQVALVISAALANQREVLDEMNALRGTTEGLIKANGHLLSLQGAEIRKMSSDPAVGVAAIRESFDQIYQAIDAIDDYRAGATANMATTVSALQDELRRAETRLSRSHEGDS; encoded by the coding sequence ATGACCGACTTTGTCCTTACGCCGCCCGATCCTGTCGAGCCGGTGCCGGTGGAACGTGCCGCCGGGCTGATCCCCCTGGACGACAAGGTCCGGGCGGCCGCGGTCGTCCGCGCGGAGAAGTTCACCGCCGACCTCGCCGCGCTCGACCCGCGCTCCCCTGACTTCGCCGACCTGATCGACGGCCTGCTGGCCGTCGGCGAGGCCGACATGCGGGTGGCCGCGTCGATCGCGTCGACCCTGCTCGACCGGTCCCTCAAGACCCCACCCGGCGTCCAGGTCACCACGACGCTGACCGAGTTGCGCCGCACGGTCACCGACCTCGATCCGTCCGGTTTCCCCACCACGCAACGGAAACTGCTGGGTCTGATCCCGTTCGGCAACGACGCCAAGCGGCTCCTCGACCGCTACCGCGCCGCGAACACCCCGGTCAACCGGCTCGTGCTCGACCTACGCGCGCGCCAGGACCAGTTGCTCCGCGACAACGCCGCGATCAAGGGCGAACGGGCGCGGCTGTGGGAGAACATGACGAAGCTGTCCGAGTCCGTCGCGCTGGCCGAGGCCGTGGACACCGCCGTCGACCGGCAGGCGGGTGTGCTCGACTTCGCCGATCCGCTGCGCGCCAAGGCGTTGCGGTCCGACGCGCTGCATCCGATCCGCCAGCGCCACCAGGACATCCTGACCCAGCTGGCCGTGTGCGCGCAGGGCTATCTCGCGCTGGACCTGGTGCGGCGCAACAACGACGAGCTGATCCGTGGTGTCGAGCGGGCCGCGTCGACCACGGTTTCCGCGCTGCAGGTCGCGCTGGTCATCAGTGCCGCGCTGGCCAACCAGCGCGAGGTCCTGGACGAGATGAACGCCTTGCGCGGCACCACCGAAGGGCTGATCAAGGCCAACGGCCACCTGCTCTCGCTGCAGGGCGCGGAGATCCGCAAGATGAGCTCCGACCCCGCTGTCGGCGTCGCCGCGATCCGCGAGTCGTTCGACCAGATCTACCAGGCCATCGACGCCATCGACGACTACCGCGCGGGTGCCACCGCGAACATGGCCACGACCGTGTCGGCGCTGCAGGACGAACTGCGCCGCGCCGAGACCCGGCTCAGCCGGTCGCACGAGGGGGACTCATGA
- a CDS encoding YbaB/EbfC family nucleoid-associated protein, producing the protein MKTPEEWMRDFDATIADARAKAATFQQSFDHAGATAASDDGAVTITVSPTGALTDIRLTAAAMGKSHTQLSSELMSIARKAQRSAAVNVAEAFESVNGADSPTYQMITEYLPEPEQKDEAVNLAPRHKFGPEDEQPAPPSRAPAPRRDDDGDFSDESIFKRKFWGELCPRKRVRPRGRPARGSSRASTGSSPR; encoded by the coding sequence GTGAAGACGCCGGAAGAGTGGATGCGCGATTTCGACGCGACGATCGCCGACGCACGGGCCAAAGCGGCTACCTTCCAGCAGAGTTTCGACCACGCGGGCGCGACGGCGGCCTCCGACGACGGTGCCGTCACGATCACGGTCAGCCCGACCGGCGCGCTGACCGACATCCGGCTCACGGCGGCGGCGATGGGCAAGTCGCACACGCAGCTGTCGAGCGAGCTGATGTCGATCGCCCGCAAGGCACAGCGGTCGGCGGCGGTGAACGTCGCCGAAGCGTTCGAGTCGGTCAACGGCGCGGACTCGCCGACGTACCAGATGATCACCGAGTACCTGCCGGAGCCGGAGCAGAAGGACGAGGCCGTCAACCTCGCGCCCCGCCACAAGTTCGGCCCCGAGGACGAACAGCCCGCGCCCCCGTCGCGCGCGCCCGCGCCCCGCCGGGACGACGACGGCGACTTCAGCGACGAGTCGATCTTCAAGCGCAAGTTCTGGGGGGAACTGTGTCCGAGGAAGCGAGTTCGACCACGTGGTCGTCCGGCGCGGGGGTCGTCGAGAGCGTCGACGGGTTCATCTCCGCGCTGA
- a CDS encoding ESX secretion-associated protein EspG, with translation MLDRPLVLSASALARTIAAENLGELHITLAPTRGWRPRAEEHAADTAARAEIARHGGIDRRGRLDADLAATFRLLCSPHIEYYGWLNEGDRTIGVLVAAIGRDTILAIRDGDTVHLAQAQPDRLPELLVAQAPDIPPGRGHTLTVALADLAPAPSARLSVGVRPRSGPPEVQQALRLAELPTTGGGELYAAVRDSSGRRHSSPNPVRYADTVQGRWLNVTLPGSEPRVVIAPADRRALVSRLTDLHGALTRR, from the coding sequence GTGCTCGACAGACCACTCGTGCTCTCGGCGTCGGCGCTGGCCAGGACGATCGCCGCCGAGAACCTCGGTGAACTCCACATCACCCTGGCACCCACCAGAGGATGGCGGCCCCGCGCCGAAGAACACGCAGCCGACACGGCCGCGCGGGCCGAGATCGCCCGGCACGGCGGCATCGACCGCAGGGGCAGGCTCGACGCCGACCTGGCGGCCACCTTCCGCCTGCTGTGCTCGCCGCACATCGAGTACTACGGCTGGCTCAACGAAGGCGACCGCACCATCGGCGTACTGGTCGCCGCGATCGGGCGCGACACCATCCTCGCCATCCGCGACGGCGACACCGTGCACCTCGCCCAAGCCCAGCCCGATCGCCTGCCCGAGCTGCTGGTCGCCCAGGCCCCGGACATCCCGCCAGGCCGGGGCCACACGCTGACCGTCGCCCTCGCCGACCTGGCACCCGCGCCCAGCGCCCGGCTGTCCGTCGGGGTCCGGCCGCGCAGTGGGCCGCCCGAAGTCCAACAGGCACTGCGGCTGGCCGAGTTGCCGACCACCGGCGGCGGCGAGCTGTACGCGGCCGTCCGCGACAGTTCCGGGCGACGGCACTCGTCGCCGAATCCCGTGCGGTACGCCGACACCGTGCAGGGTCGGTGGCTCAACGTCACCCTCCCCGGCTCGGAGCCGCGTGTGGTCATCGCCCCCGCTGACCGACGCGCGCTGGTCAGCAGGCTCACCGATCTTCACGGAGCGCTCACGAGACGCTGA
- a CDS encoding RNA polymerase sigma factor — protein MASTTSGDRPDLTGPHGAAALTDLYDAHARDLHRYLARRLDPATADDLVAETFLIAWERRDAYRPDLGEARAWLFGIATNLCRRHGRREVRHLRAMARSASAETHDPTDSTDARVDAQAQVSRLAGAIADLRDVERDVLLLVAWAGLAPVEVATALEVKVATVRTRLHRARTTLRAHLESPDA, from the coding sequence ATGGCGAGCACCACCTCGGGGGACCGGCCGGACCTGACCGGTCCACACGGCGCGGCCGCGCTCACCGACCTCTACGACGCCCACGCCCGCGACCTGCACCGCTACCTGGCCCGCAGACTCGACCCGGCGACCGCCGACGACCTGGTCGCCGAGACGTTCCTGATCGCCTGGGAACGCCGCGACGCCTACCGGCCGGACCTGGGCGAGGCCCGCGCGTGGCTGTTCGGCATCGCCACCAACCTGTGCCGCCGCCATGGCCGCCGCGAGGTCCGCCACCTGCGCGCCATGGCCCGCAGCGCGTCCGCCGAGACCCACGACCCCACCGACTCGACCGACGCCCGCGTCGACGCCCAAGCCCAGGTCAGCCGACTCGCGGGCGCCATCGCCGACCTGCGCGACGTCGAACGCGATGTCCTGCTGCTGGTCGCGTGGGCCGGGCTGGCGCCGGTTGAGGTGGCCACGGCGCTGGAGGTCAAGGTCGCCACCGTCCGCACCCGCCTGCACCGCGCCCGCACCACCCTGCGCGCCCACCTGGAGTCCCCCGATGCCTGA
- the radA gene encoding DNA repair protein RadA, with the protein MAKPAKPSYRCSECGHGVPKWVGRCPECQAWGTLAEVGVPRAALVKITAGLPSSPARPIAEVDVESAKARRTGVSELDRVLGGGLVPGAVVLLAGEPGVGKSTLLLEVAYRWAARDGEYGPTLYVTGEESAGQVRLRAERTGNVHASMYLAAESDVSALLGHVDAVKPGLLVVDSVQTMGSPEVDGTPGGVTQVRAVTAALVAVAKERGLPVLLVGHVTKDGSIAGPRVLEHLVDVVLHFEGDRHSTLRLLRGVKNRFGAADEVGCFELVESGIVGVTDPSGLFLNKRETAVAGTAVTVAVDGKRPMVGEVQALVSKSALGTPRRAVSGLDSSRIAMILAVLERRGGVKLGDADVFVATVGGMKITEPAADLAIALSVATAARDVALPNDLVVVGEVGLAGEVRRVSGVRTRLAEAMRLGFTKALIPPDCGDVPDGMQVRVVPDLGSAMSNLQVLRP; encoded by the coding sequence GTGGCCAAACCTGCGAAGCCGAGTTACCGCTGTTCCGAGTGCGGCCACGGCGTCCCGAAGTGGGTCGGGCGTTGTCCCGAGTGTCAGGCGTGGGGCACGCTCGCCGAGGTGGGTGTCCCCCGCGCGGCGCTAGTCAAGATCACCGCCGGGTTGCCCAGCTCGCCCGCGCGCCCGATCGCCGAGGTCGACGTCGAGTCGGCCAAGGCGCGGCGCACCGGAGTCTCCGAGCTGGACCGGGTACTCGGCGGCGGGTTGGTCCCCGGCGCGGTGGTCCTGCTGGCAGGTGAGCCCGGCGTGGGCAAGTCGACCTTGCTGCTGGAGGTCGCCTACCGCTGGGCGGCGCGCGACGGCGAGTACGGGCCGACGCTGTATGTGACCGGTGAGGAGTCCGCGGGCCAGGTCCGGCTGCGCGCCGAGCGCACCGGCAACGTGCACGCGTCGATGTACCTGGCCGCCGAGAGCGACGTCTCGGCCCTGCTCGGCCACGTGGACGCGGTCAAACCCGGCCTGCTGGTGGTCGACTCGGTGCAGACCATGGGCTCGCCCGAGGTCGACGGCACCCCCGGCGGCGTCACCCAGGTTCGGGCCGTGACGGCCGCGCTCGTGGCGGTGGCCAAGGAGCGCGGGCTGCCGGTGCTGCTGGTCGGCCACGTCACCAAGGACGGCTCGATCGCGGGCCCGCGGGTCCTGGAACACCTGGTCGACGTGGTCCTGCACTTCGAGGGCGACCGCCATTCGACCCTGCGCCTGCTGCGCGGGGTGAAGAACCGCTTCGGCGCGGCCGACGAGGTCGGCTGCTTCGAGCTGGTCGAGAGCGGCATCGTCGGGGTGACCGACCCGTCCGGCCTGTTCCTCAACAAGCGTGAGACGGCGGTGGCGGGCACCGCGGTCACGGTCGCGGTCGACGGCAAGCGGCCCATGGTCGGCGAGGTGCAGGCGCTAGTGTCGAAGTCGGCCCTGGGCACTCCCCGCCGCGCGGTCAGCGGCCTCGACTCGTCCCGGATCGCGATGATCCTGGCCGTCCTCGAGCGCCGCGGCGGCGTGAAGCTGGGCGACGCGGACGTGTTCGTGGCCACGGTCGGCGGCATGAAGATCACCGAGCCCGCCGCCGACCTTGCCATCGCCCTGTCGGTCGCCACCGCGGCGCGTGACGTCGCGCTGCCCAACGACTTGGTGGTTGTGGGCGAGGTGGGCCTGGCGGGCGAGGTGCGCCGGGTGAGCGGGGTGCGCACCCGCCTGGCCGAGGCGATGCGGCTGGGGTTCACCAAGGCCCTCATCCCGCCGGACTGCGGCGACGTGCCCGACGGCATGCAGGTGCGCGTTGTGCCGGACCTGGGCTCGGCGATGAGCAACCTGCAGGTCCTGCGCCCCTAG